The following proteins are co-located in the Microbacterium sp. Clip185 genome:
- the trxA gene encoding thioredoxin yields MSIVTPVTDATFRAEVIESELPVVVDVWATWCGPCKAIAPILDQLASDYAGRVKIVKVDADQNPETVTAAGVTSIPTLGFYRNGERVDVLIGAHPKPVYVAKIEELLA; encoded by the coding sequence ATGAGCATCGTCACTCCCGTCACCGACGCTACTTTCCGGGCTGAGGTGATCGAGTCCGAGCTACCCGTCGTGGTCGACGTCTGGGCGACCTGGTGCGGCCCGTGCAAGGCGATCGCCCCGATCCTGGACCAGCTCGCCAGCGACTACGCGGGCCGGGTGAAGATCGTGAAGGTCGACGCCGACCAGAACCCCGAGACCGTGACCGCGGCCGGCGTGACCTCGATCCCCACCCTCGGGTTCTACCGGAACGGAGAGCGGGTGGACGTGCTGATCGGCGCGCACCCGAAACCCGTCTACGTCGCGAAGATCGAAGAGCTGCTCGCATGA